Genomic DNA from Leishmania infantum JPCM5 genome chromosome 24:
TGCGATCTCGCTCAACCATGACGTGGCAGCCCGAGGAAGAGGCGTCCTTCAAGGCCTTTGCTAAGCAGGAGGACGTGTTCCAGAAGCTCTCTGCCAGCATCGACCCCGCCATCTTTGGCCTGGAGGATCAGAAGAAGGCGATTGTGTGCCTCCTGTTCGGCGGCACGCGCAAGCGCATCGGCAGCAACTTCCTGCGCGGTGACATGAACGTCCTCTTCATTGGTGACCCGTCGACGGCCAagtcgcagctgctgaagtTCGTGGAGAAGGTGGCCCCGATCGGCATCTACACCTCTGGCAAaggcagcagtgccgccggTCTCACCGCGTCGGTCATCTCGAACGGCAACGGCGACTTTGTGCTCGAGGCGGGGTCGATGGTGCTggcagacggcggcgtcgtgtgCATTGACGAGTTTGACAAGATGCGAGAGCAGGATCAGGTGGCCATTCACGAGGCGATGGAGCAGCAGACCATCTCCATTGCCAAGGCGAATATGACGACCATGCTAAATAGTCGCAcgtcggtgctggcggctgcgAACCCGACGCTCGGTAGCTACGACCCTCTGCGCTCCAACGAGGACCAGATGGACTTCCAGAGCTCCATCCTGTCCCGCTTCGACCTCATCTTTAAGGTGATTGATCCCCGAAACCCGGAGACGGATCAGCGGCTGGCTCACCACGTCATCTCGCTCCACAAGAGcgccaacggcagcggcgggcgacgcggcggtggtcgtGCGGGTGCGTCCGTCTCCGCTGGtagtggcgcggcggcttctgCAGCGCAGAATAGCCATGACGAAGTGGTGGAGCGCTGCTTCTTTACGAAATACATCTCCTACGCCCGTGCCACCTGCCGCCCGGTCATCTCAGAGGAGGCAATGAAGGTGTTACTCGACTTCTACGTTCAGGTGCGCCGAGACGCACATCAGCAAACCCTCGCGACAATTGGCGGCatgagcagcggcaacggcagcgcggcgggcgGTGGTAGCTCGAGCAGCAACAAGACGCCTATCATCCAGATCACGGCCCGGCAACTGGAGAGCCTCGTGCGCATTACAGAGTCGCTGGCCCGGATGCGGCTTGACGTGCtcgccagccgcagcgatgcTGAAGAGGCCATCAAGCTCTTTAAAAtcgccaccgtcgacgcCATCAAGAGCGGAGTGGCGGACCAAATCCTGACGGAGGCCCAGAGTGAGCTTGTCCtgcgcgtggaggaggcgctgcgccgccgcgtcgcactCGGGGCCACGGTCGAGCATCATCGCCTCTTGTCGGAGCTCGCACGCATGGGTTTTGACGCCAAACTCGTCGAGCGTGCCTTGTACGCGATGGTGAAGCGGGAGGAGCTGGAGTGGCGCAAGCAGCGCACCCTGCTGCACCGTGTGAGATGACGCTGATTCGAAAGGTCTTGCAGCAGCATGCATGGACGGTGGCACccgcgtgtgtctctgtgcacCGCTTTTTTTTATTTGGTGTTTTGCTCCTTcacctcgcctcctccccctttcatAGACTCCCGAGGCGCCGGTCCTCGCCCAACACCCAACGCAGAAAAAGCTTAAATCGTCTTCTCCCCTCGGACGGTCATCGTCGCCATGGCCTGCGTTCTCCACCGCCGACCTTGCCTCTCGTTCattccctccccctcgtcTCCGCAATGCTTatcagcaccgccgccaatGACCTGCCTTCCTTTTCGTCGTTGCACGCTCCTTcttccaccccaccccaaGGTCACCCTCTCGTTGCGCACAGCATACACGTGCGTGTCTGCTGTGCTCGACGCGCAGGAAGCGGATTCTCAGCCGACGTCGACGGCTGCCTCATCGGCAGCGCACGCTTCATCGCACCGgaccgcagcagcctcgACAGCTGGCTGTATCAGCGGCTGAAACCTGATGGTCACGAGCGCCAAAGCCGAGCCACCCATGAAGAAGCCCAGGCTCGACCCAGAGaagagcgcagcggcgccctgCAATTCTGAGGCAGCGACaacggcagctgccgcagtcgACTTCGATGTCATTCCCACAAGCAATGCCCTTCTGAGTGCGCGACTCCAAAGAGAACTGAAATCCTTATGGAGTGCGAGTGCTCctgccacagcggcgccttcAGACACCGGCGGGCCGTCGATGGATCACGGCACACCACCCAAGCCCGCTGATGTGGCCTCCGTTGTGCCGTCCTTCAAGGTCGGCACGCTTGAGATGTACCGCCGCTTCCCGGAGGCCTACGATATGCTCATGGCCCACCACAACTGCACTGCCGTGCGCCACACACTGCTGAAGGACGTGCTGGGCCGCATTGCTCGTACGGCAGGTGCAGCAGTCGTACCAGCGGATGCTGCCGCGGACGCTGCGGggcagcgcacgccgccgtggGTGCGCGTGGCAGACTTTGGGTGCGGCACAGGACGCATCGAAAGcatggtggcgcagcaccccGCCGTTCAGGCCATCTACGCGTACGACAGCGAGGTGTcgatgctgcggcgctgtCTGGTAAACACCGTGCGGAGTGCTGCTCAGTCCGGGCACTACCGCTCCGTGAGTCTCCTACCCGTGGCCGCGTcggcagagaagagaagcgaaaTCAACGCTGCCAGCTCCCCctcgcacgcgctgccgtcaCCGCCTGCGTTGCTGTGCGGTGGGGACGAGAGCGAGGCGACGAaatcggcagcagcagcagcgttaCAGTTGTGCATCCGTCCTGTACCGTTCCGGGCAATTCAGGCAGGCTTTCTCACGCA
This window encodes:
- a CDS encoding putative minchromosome maintenance (MCM) complex subunit, whose translation is MQSDLGTVHVTNFHGSGALSGDGYNASGSVDGDSEAGTDIRLLAKEFVTQFRIHHEFLYMDMLRSNLSAGLHYVEFQMLHLQQFSGVLFGAVQHNPTRALPLMEHAVWELAQERKLFPAYSRETTIQVQLFWGVPPMALRNLAQAAVAQLVSVSGIVVKSSSTHARCVRAAIQCTSCRSKAYINGGRSIDLPPQCMENSGRGGAGGGGGTSSSKCRPNPYVLLPMECEYEDQQIIKLQELPEDVPTGELPRHLTVVVDRYLVDRISPGSRVQIVGVVSVQEKRGGFDSARGGGRGRAAAGLRAQYLRCVGLMFRTTQDASCAVVSVNQNFSSRVRSRSTMTWQPEEEASFKAFAKQEDVFQKLSASIDPAIFGLEDQKKAIVCLLFGGTRKRIGSNFLRGDMNVLFIGDPSTAKSQLLKFVEKVAPIGIYTSGKGSSAAGLTASVISNGNGDFVLEAGSMVLADGGVVCIDEFDKMREQDQVAIHEAMEQQTISIAKANMTTMLNSRTSVLAAANPTLGSYDPLRSNEDQMDFQSSILSRFDLIFKVIDPRNPETDQRLAHHVISLHKSANGSGGRRGGGRAGASVSAGSGAAASAAQNSHDEVVERCFFTKYISYARATCRPVISEEAMKVLLDFYVQVRRDAHQQTLATIGGMSSGNGSAAGGGSSSSNKTPIIQITARQLESLVRITESLARMRLDVLASRSDAEEAIKLFKIATVDAIKSGVADQILTEAQSELVLRVEEALRRRVALGATVEHHRLLSELARMGFDAKLVERALYAMVKREELEWRKQRTLLHRVR